Part of the Carnobacterium pleistocenium FTR1 genome is shown below.
TAAAGTTTAAAGCAATGGAAGTGTCCAATGAAATCATTGATGGGGTTCTCGGCATTTTTGGATTCGCCACACTTCCGGCAGATCATGTTTTGAGAAATTTTAAAAGTATTTCTGAATCGGTAAAAAATATGGGTGAAACGCCTGATTTTCATTTGCGAAAAATCAGCAAGCAATGGAAAAAATAAAACTTAAAGGAAAGAGGTCTCTATGAATCCACGCTATGAAAAACGTAAAAACGAAAAGCAATCCTTTCTAACGGCGCTTGGCGGGAAGTTGGAACAGATCGAATCAGGCAAAGCCATCCTCTCTTTGAAAAAAGAAGAATGGTTGACGCAACATTTAGGCTATTTCCACGGAGGAGTCGTCACAGCATTGGCGGATTCAGCAGGGGGCGCGGCAGCCGTTACTATGGTACCCGAAAATTATCAAGTTGTGACTTCGGAGTTGACTATGCATTTTCTTCGTCCAGCGGTTGCCGATGAAATTATCGCCACGGCTGAAGTGATCAAACCAGGAAACCTATTGATTATCGTGGAATGCTCCGTAACAGACAAAGAAACGGGCAAACTGATTGCAAAAGCAGTTGGAACATGGATCCCCGTTAAAATGGAAGACGCCATGTTCAAGGGATAAAGAGGGAAGTTACTGGAACTGGCTATACAACTAAAAGAGCCGAGACAATTATTTGTCTCGGCTCTTTTAGTTGATTTATACTTTTTAGTGTTGATAGAGTGGCAGATTCGTCAAGTGCGACTTCACGAGTTCACGAAAGAGTGGCACCATTTTCGAGTGCGACTTCTTCGTCAAGGCTTTTTTCCAGCAGTTCGTTCACGAAAAAGGTTGTTACTTCGCGCATGGTATCTGTTTTTACGAGATGGCCTTCGTCTTCGTCTGTGAAGTAAAGATTTGTTAGG
Proteins encoded:
- a CDS encoding PaaI family thioesterase; this translates as MNPRYEKRKNEKQSFLTALGGKLEQIESGKAILSLKKEEWLTQHLGYFHGGVVTALADSAGGAAAVTMVPENYQVVTSELTMHFLRPAVADEIIATAEVIKPGNLLIIVECSVTDKETGKLIAKAVGTWIPVKMEDAMFKG